One Elusimicrobiaceae bacterium genomic window, AAATTGCCGGACGGCACACACAAAGACATGGTTCACCCGATCAATCAGGATTTCAGGCAATACCTTGAAGAGCATGTGCTTAAAGCCTATGAGGAAGAACTGAAGGAAAACAGCGGCACGGTGTCCGCGACGGACACTATGCGCCAGCTGGCACAGGAAGAGTAACGGCTTCATGAAACACTTGCGGGCCGCGGCGGGGAACCGGGCGGCCCGTTTTAATTCTCGGGTGGTGTAATGGTAACACTACCGGTTTTGATCCGGTCAT contains:
- a CDS encoding SpoVG family protein, whose amino-acid sequence is MNEDRLKAFASVTFDNSFVVRNMKVVQGNKGIFLCMPSRKLPDGTHKDMVHPINQDFRQYLEEHVLKAYEEELKENSGTVSATDTMRQLAQEE